A window of Garciella nitratireducens DSM 15102 contains these coding sequences:
- a CDS encoding minor capsid protein, whose product MRKGYWEKRQEKLWNRQERDQAKVSYKLSKEYKRMGKEIEQEMSYFYQTYGEDNIIDFRVMMGQLTEAERDLVFKNYDEFAQKYPQYSYLQPVRNNIYKLNRLEGLQMDIWHKQMEVGAIEQEELAKLLEKSYTMAYQSSMKGLPNRGSFFSINDIAMKQTLSGRWIDGKNYSDRIWGNKDRLAKSLSTDLRNGIIRGNSYQDITRIIRKKTNVGINDSMRLVTTESAFIINQANKQAFMDEGIEKYEITAILDKRTSPTCQHLNGKRFRFEDAKPGINYPPFHPWCRTTVVPVEDGDITVNDEIAVSKVQDSGIISNKKWLRSEFSSEKKFRKHVEKHIKEYGEVTPEEYLNIARELLAAPLSDDIEGFVSKMDFVFKYRKSTNDFVIGRPDGKISTLFKPKDGYDYWLQQIREYKEE is encoded by the coding sequence ATGAGGAAAGGATACTGGGAGAAGAGACAGGAGAAGTTATGGAATAGACAAGAAAGGGACCAGGCTAAAGTAAGTTATAAGTTATCAAAAGAATATAAACGTATGGGAAAAGAAATAGAACAGGAAATGAGCTATTTTTATCAGACATACGGAGAAGATAATATCATAGATTTTAGGGTTATGATGGGCCAACTTACAGAAGCTGAAAGAGACTTAGTCTTTAAAAATTACGATGAATTCGCCCAAAAATATCCCCAGTATAGTTATTTACAACCGGTTAGAAATAATATTTATAAGCTAAACCGTTTAGAAGGTTTACAGATGGATATATGGCATAAACAAATGGAAGTAGGAGCAATAGAGCAAGAAGAATTGGCTAAGCTGCTAGAAAAATCATATACAATGGCATATCAATCTAGTATGAAAGGGCTACCCAATAGAGGTAGCTTTTTTAGTATTAATGATATTGCTATGAAGCAGACTCTATCGGGTAGATGGATAGATGGGAAAAATTATTCAGACAGAATATGGGGAAACAAAGATAGGCTGGCAAAGTCATTAAGTACTGATTTAAGGAATGGAATTATAAGAGGGAATAGTTATCAAGACATAACCAGGATAATTCGTAAAAAAACAAATGTAGGGATTAATGACAGCATGAGACTAGTTACTACAGAAAGTGCTTTTATCATTAATCAAGCCAATAAACAAGCTTTCATGGATGAAGGAATAGAGAAATATGAGATAACAGCAATACTTGACAAAAGAACATCCCCAACCTGCCAACATTTAAATGGAAAACGGTTTAGATTTGAGGATGCTAAACCAGGAATAAATTATCCGCCTTTTCACCCTTGGTGTAGAACTACAGTGGTACCAGTAGAAGATGGAGATATTACTGTTAATGATGAAATTGCTGTTTCAAAAGTCCAAGATAGTGGTATAATAAGTAATAAGAAATGGCTAAGATCTGAATTTTCTAGCGAGAAAAAATTTAGAAAACATGTTGAAAAACATATAAAAGAATATGGTGAAGTAACGCCGGAAGAATATCTAAATATAGCTAGGGAGTTATTAGCAGCACCATTGAGTGATGACATTGAGGGGTTCGTCAGTAAGATGGATTTTGTATTTAAGTATAGAAAAAGCACAAATGATTTTGTTATAGGAAGACCAGATGGTAAGATATCTACTTTATTTAAACCTAAGGATGGATATGATTATTGGTTACAACAAATAAGAGAGTATAAGGAGGAATAA
- a CDS encoding phage portal protein, producing MDGFTFPKEEEITGEVIKEFIDFHTAKKSRYIRLKNMYEGHHAILDQEDKPDYKPDNRLVVNFAKYIVDTFNGFFIGIPVKTSHEKADINDRIDAFNKENDMDDEIAELSKMCSIYGHAYEFIWQDEKSKTRFTYNSPLDMFLVYDDTIAQNPLFGVRYYLEEGKIVGSVYTETIEYNIIDTGKGLKLEEVQPLYYGEVPIIEYIENEERQSAFEHVETLINAYDKAISEKTNDVDYFSDAYMKILGAELNEEQLKNIRDNRVINLYGSSEADKVIVEFMEKPNADTTQENLINRLEKLIYQISMVANISDEHFGNAASGVSLEFKLQAMKNLALMKERKFKSSMSRRYKMFFQLPTNIPAGSKEEWCNIKYTFTRNLPRNISDEANTAKSLEGVVSKETQLKVLSIVDNVKDEIARLDKEKEENNSYPSFGVGDNTLINEPSESETIQGGVTDDIELEAEKMLNGAQISSVLKIIDSMRAGVIDKEQSIALLVNGLKMSKEEAEEIVGA from the coding sequence ATGGACGGATTTACATTTCCAAAAGAAGAAGAAATCACAGGAGAGGTTATAAAAGAATTTATAGATTTTCACACGGCAAAAAAGAGTAGATATATAAGGCTTAAAAATATGTATGAAGGGCATCATGCCATACTAGATCAAGAAGATAAGCCAGATTATAAACCTGACAACCGTTTAGTGGTCAACTTTGCAAAGTACATAGTTGATACATTTAACGGTTTTTTTATTGGAATACCAGTAAAAACAAGTCATGAAAAGGCAGACATTAATGACAGAATAGATGCGTTTAATAAAGAAAATGATATGGATGATGAAATAGCTGAATTATCTAAGATGTGCAGTATTTATGGGCATGCTTATGAATTCATATGGCAGGACGAAAAATCTAAGACAAGATTTACTTATAATAGCCCACTTGATATGTTTCTAGTCTATGATGATACAATCGCCCAGAATCCATTATTTGGTGTAAGATACTACTTAGAAGAAGGCAAAATTGTAGGATCAGTCTACACAGAAACAATTGAATATAATATTATAGATACAGGTAAAGGGCTAAAATTAGAAGAAGTTCAGCCACTTTATTATGGAGAAGTACCTATAATTGAGTATATAGAAAATGAAGAAAGGCAATCAGCTTTTGAACATGTAGAAACTTTAATTAATGCATATGATAAAGCAATAAGCGAAAAAACAAATGATGTAGATTATTTTTCTGATGCTTATATGAAGATTCTTGGGGCTGAATTAAATGAGGAACAACTTAAAAATATAAGAGATAACAGGGTTATCAATCTATATGGTTCTAGTGAAGCTGATAAAGTAATAGTGGAATTCATGGAAAAACCTAATGCCGATACTACACAGGAAAATTTAATCAACAGACTTGAAAAATTAATCTATCAAATATCCATGGTTGCTAATATCTCAGATGAGCACTTTGGTAATGCCGCAAGCGGAGTATCTTTAGAATTCAAACTACAAGCAATGAAAAACCTTGCACTTATGAAGGAAAGAAAATTTAAAAGTAGTATGAGTAGAAGGTACAAAATGTTTTTTCAATTACCCACCAATATTCCAGCAGGTAGCAAAGAAGAATGGTGTAATATCAAATACACATTTACTAGAAACCTACCTAGGAACATATCAGACGAAGCAAATACTGCAAAGAGTCTTGAAGGTGTCGTATCTAAAGAAACACAACTTAAAGTATTAAGCATTGTAGATAATGTGAAGGATGAAATAGCTAGACTGGATAAAGAGAAGGAAGAAAATAATTCATATCCTTCTTTTGGGGTAGGTGATAATACCTTAATCAATGAACCAAGCGAGAGCGAGACAATACAAGGGGGGGTAACTGATGATATCGAACTTGAAGCTGAAAAAATGTTAAATGGAGCTCAAATATCAAGTGTATTAAAGATTATAGACAGCATGAGAGCAGGTGTCATTGATAAAGAACAGTCTATTGCATTATTAGTAAATGGATTGAAAATGAGCAAGGAAGAAGCAGAAGAAATTGTAGGTGCTTAG
- a CDS encoding PBSX family phage terminase large subunit, whose amino-acid sequence MMEVKLTSLIAPLFYEVHHAIKKNKYSHYWLKGGRGSTKSSFVSIEIIKGMMEDPDANAVILRKVKETLRESVYEQMLWAIDKLRVAHLWHESLNPLSITYKPTGQKIVFKGADKPKKVKSSKFRRGYAKFIWYEETDEFFGMSDIRTINQTLVRGGPDIQVFYTYNPPQSQNNWVNSEVEQQKLRKDTLVHSSDYRTVPKEWLGKQFLADAEHLKKTNYKKYEHEYLGVVTGTGAEVFTNVTQRRIINEEIARFDKIKRGLDFGFAADPLHYTENYYDKSRGRLFIFSEIHQTGLKNKDAVKKIKKINKLNGWITADSAEPRTISEFRDLGLRINPAKKGPGSVEHGIKWLQDLNEIIIDPERCPNTAREFSTYEIEKDSNGNLKGTYPDKNNHSIDATRYSLEDEMRGKTKVKVFKGGL is encoded by the coding sequence ATGATGGAAGTTAAGCTGACATCCCTCATTGCTCCGTTATTTTATGAAGTACACCACGCAATAAAGAAAAATAAATATAGTCATTACTGGTTAAAAGGTGGCCGTGGATCTACTAAGTCCTCATTCGTTTCCATTGAAATCATTAAAGGAATGATGGAGGATCCTGACGCTAATGCAGTTATCCTGAGAAAGGTGAAGGAAACACTTAGAGAATCGGTTTATGAACAAATGCTATGGGCAATTGACAAGCTGAGAGTTGCTCATTTATGGCACGAATCATTAAATCCATTGAGTATTACTTATAAACCAACCGGCCAGAAGATAGTCTTTAAAGGTGCAGATAAACCGAAAAAGGTTAAATCCAGTAAGTTTCGACGTGGATATGCTAAGTTTATTTGGTATGAAGAAACTGACGAGTTTTTCGGCATGTCTGATATCCGGACCATTAATCAAACCTTAGTTCGTGGCGGGCCTGATATTCAGGTATTTTACACATATAACCCTCCACAGTCGCAAAATAATTGGGTAAATAGTGAAGTAGAGCAACAGAAATTAAGAAAAGATACTTTAGTCCATTCTAGCGATTATCGAACAGTGCCGAAAGAATGGCTAGGGAAACAATTTTTAGCGGATGCTGAACACTTAAAGAAAACGAATTATAAGAAATATGAGCATGAATATTTAGGCGTTGTTACTGGTACAGGTGCAGAAGTATTTACAAACGTTACACAAAGACGGATTATTAATGAAGAGATTGCTAGATTTGATAAAATCAAACGTGGGCTTGACTTTGGTTTTGCTGCTGATCCATTGCATTATACTGAAAATTATTACGATAAGTCGAGAGGGCGCCTTTTTATTTTTTCCGAGATTCATCAAACCGGACTAAAAAACAAAGATGCAGTTAAAAAAATTAAGAAAATCAATAAGCTTAATGGATGGATTACTGCCGATAGTGCTGAGCCAAGGACTATATCAGAGTTTAGAGATTTAGGTTTAAGAATTAATCCTGCTAAAAAAGGGCCTGGGTCTGTGGAACATGGAATCAAATGGCTACAGGACCTGAATGAAATCATTATAGATCCAGAACGTTGCCCAAATACCGCAAGAGAATTTAGTACTTATGAAATTGAGAAGGATAGTAATGGCAATCTTAAAGGTACATATCCGGATAAAAATAACCACAGCATTGACGCTACAAGATACAGTTTAGAGGATGAAATGAGAGGTAAAACAAAAGTAAAAGTTTTTAAAGGAGGGTTGTAA
- a CDS encoding terminase small subunit: MARLTAKQKRFIEEYLIDLNATQAAIRAGYSPATAGAIGSENLKKPEIRARIDKAMAERSKRTGINAERVIMELARIGLVNPGKLINFNEATVLENASEDDLATISSVKVKTIPTDDGNIVEREVKLYDKNRALELLGKHLGLFKDKLEINGSMDVVKIVDDIPRSDDDGS; the protein is encoded by the coding sequence GTGGCGAGGTTAACGGCCAAGCAAAAAAGATTTATAGAAGAATATTTAATAGATCTTAATGCTACTCAAGCAGCTATTAGAGCTGGGTATAGTCCAGCTACAGCAGGAGCAATAGGAAGTGAAAACCTAAAAAAACCTGAGATACGCGCGCGTATAGACAAAGCTATGGCAGAAAGATCAAAACGTACTGGAATAAATGCTGAAAGGGTTATCATGGAGCTTGCAAGGATAGGACTTGTGAATCCGGGAAAGCTTATAAATTTTAATGAAGCAACAGTGTTAGAAAATGCATCTGAAGATGACTTGGCTACTATATCATCTGTAAAGGTAAAAACTATACCAACTGACGATGGCAATATTGTAGAAAGGGAAGTAAAGCTTTATGATAAAAACAGAGCCTTAGAACTGTTAGGAAAACATCTAGGTCTGTTTAAAGATAAGCTTGAAATAAACGGTTCTATGGATGTTGTTAAAATTGTAGATGACATTCCTAGGAGTGATGATGATGGAAGTTAA
- a CDS encoding Ltp family lipoprotein, giving the protein MNEKQKKPFYKKWWFIAIVVVVLIAAIGGGGEDDTDNSVQKTEQTANVENETSEGQGEKTEEPVEESSEDAQKDIPKEYQSALKKADAYANSMYMSKAGLYDQLTSEHGENFSKEAAQYAVDNIEADWKENALQKAITYQDDMAMSPDAIYDQLISENGEQFTEEEASYAIDNLPK; this is encoded by the coding sequence ATGAATGAAAAACAAAAGAAACCATTTTACAAAAAATGGTGGTTTATTGCTATTGTGGTGGTTGTATTAATCGCTGCTATAGGCGGTGGTGGAGAAGATGATACAGATAATTCTGTACAGAAAACAGAGCAAACTGCAAATGTTGAAAACGAAACTTCAGAGGGACAAGGAGAAAAGACAGAAGAACCTGTAGAAGAATCGTCCGAAGATGCCCAAAAAGACATACCTAAAGAATATCAGTCAGCGCTAAAAAAAGCGGATGCGTACGCTAATAGTATGTATATGTCAAAAGCAGGCCTGTATGATCAGCTCACATCCGAACACGGGGAAAACTTTTCCAAAGAAGCGGCTCAATATGCTGTAGATAATATAGAGGCTGACTGGAAAGAAAATGCCTTGCAAAAAGCGATAACATATCAAGACGATATGGCTATGTCACCAGATGCTATATATGATCAATTAATTTCTGAAAATGGGGAGCAATTTACAGAAGAAGAAGCAAGTTATGCTATTGATAATTTACCAAAATAA
- a CDS encoding DUF722 domain-containing protein produces MYKKTIRLLGDYNAMKAHIQKLKRDIENIDYIGVSASSTEDTVSKTNKFYSAVENEVVDREKFVENTTKEIKRLELEVKNIDEAYKILSDKEKKVIKLKYFETNNNEWFKIAWKVGYSEQHCRRIRNHAVKKMEKVIFGK; encoded by the coding sequence ATGTATAAAAAGACAATTAGACTGTTAGGCGATTATAATGCTATGAAAGCCCATATACAAAAATTAAAAAGGGATATAGAAAATATTGACTACATAGGAGTATCGGCATCCAGCACGGAGGATACTGTGAGTAAAACAAATAAGTTTTATTCTGCAGTAGAAAATGAAGTGGTAGATAGGGAAAAGTTTGTAGAGAACACAACTAAAGAAATTAAAAGGCTTGAATTAGAAGTAAAAAACATAGATGAAGCTTATAAGATTTTAAGTGACAAAGAGAAAAAGGTAATTAAGCTTAAATACTTCGAAACCAATAATAATGAATGGTTCAAGATTGCATGGAAAGTAGGATATAGCGAACAGCATTGCAGGCGTATAAGGAATCATGCAGTTAAGAAAATGGAGAAAGTTATTTTTGGAAAATGA
- a CDS encoding single-stranded DNA-binding protein, whose amino-acid sequence MLNKVQLVGRLTKDPELKYLGNGTPVTNFTLAVNRTFKNKNGEREADFINIVVWRKQAENVAQYVGKGSQVAISGRIQSRSYENADEQRRYVTEVVAEEVHFLDSKRKKENYTDEHGNSFQDLYPLDGGEDDLPF is encoded by the coding sequence ATGTTAAATAAAGTACAACTTGTAGGCAGATTAACAAAAGATCCAGAGCTTAAATATCTAGGTAATGGTACCCCCGTAACAAACTTTACTCTAGCAGTAAATAGGACATTTAAAAACAAAAATGGTGAAAGAGAAGCAGATTTTATAAATATCGTTGTTTGGAGAAAACAGGCAGAAAATGTAGCACAGTATGTAGGAAAAGGTAGTCAAGTAGCTATATCTGGAAGAATTCAATCCAGAAGTTATGAAAATGCTGATGAACAAAGAAGATATGTGACAGAAGTAGTTGCAGAGGAAGTGCATTTTTTAGACAGTAAAAGAAAGAAAGAAAACTATACAGATGAACATGGGAATAGTTTCCAGGATTTATATCCATTAGATGGGGGCGAGGACGACCTACCTTTCTAG
- a CDS encoding RusA family crossover junction endodeoxyribonuclease — MKLIIQDIPPSNNKFMGRGTRYIQSIQYQEEKTKWEWLVKSALGRRSVNHIEKATVKITYYFKDRRRRDPDNYSGKFILDGLVRANILKDDSFSNIDLVLIGEYDKENPRTEIEIQEATKC, encoded by the coding sequence GTGAAATTAATCATTCAAGACATTCCCCCAAGCAACAATAAATTTATGGGTAGAGGCACTAGATATATCCAATCAATACAGTACCAAGAAGAAAAAACAAAGTGGGAATGGTTAGTAAAAAGTGCTTTGGGAAGGAGGTCTGTAAACCATATAGAAAAAGCAACGGTGAAGATCACCTATTACTTCAAAGACAGAAGGAGAAGAGATCCTGATAATTATTCTGGGAAATTTATATTAGATGGGTTGGTAAGAGCAAATATCTTAAAAGACGATAGTTTTAGCAATATAGATTTAGTCTTAATAGGCGAATATGACAAAGAGAATCCACGTACTGAAATAGAAATACAGGAGGCAACAAAATGTTAA
- a CDS encoding DnaD domain-containing protein, whose translation MAVYRQIHTTFWQDPEMIEYEPEEKYFYLYLMTNPHTTQCGIYEISSRLISIELGYPIDTVCELLNKFVDRGKILYSKDTREVFLVNWLKYNSLKSPKVMACVEKELQEVKFKPFLKEFYELCIQYEYPIDTLSIDLPLDYGEEKEEEKEKEEEKEQKEEKEQKEEEVKEEQPATAETKNVFRVFEENIHLPTSLEIEKLKNWLEDFEEDVIIMAIEEAVNRNARNMAYINAILNNWENEGLKTKDNVIAFKRDRTDKNNSKNSKSITKNKSSSKLEMDHDYDIDAIEEKLVNRNRGG comes from the coding sequence ATGGCTGTATATAGACAAATCCATACAACATTTTGGCAGGATCCAGAAATGATTGAATATGAACCAGAAGAAAAATACTTTTATCTTTATCTGATGACTAACCCTCACACTACTCAATGTGGCATATATGAAATTTCATCAAGACTTATATCGATAGAGTTAGGATACCCTATCGATACTGTATGTGAACTGTTAAATAAGTTTGTAGATAGGGGCAAAATACTATATTCAAAAGATACAAGAGAGGTATTTTTAGTTAATTGGCTCAAGTATAACTCACTAAAGTCACCAAAGGTTATGGCATGTGTTGAAAAAGAGCTCCAAGAAGTAAAGTTCAAGCCATTTTTAAAGGAGTTCTATGAGTTGTGCATACAGTATGAATACCCTATAGATACACTATCTATAGACTTACCCCTAGACTATGGGGAAGAAAAAGAAGAAGAAAAAGAAAAAGAAGAAGAAAAAGAACAAAAAGAAGAAAAAGAACAAAAAGAAGAAGAAGTGAAAGAAGAACAACCTGCCACCGCAGAAACAAAAAATGTTTTTAGAGTCTTTGAAGAAAATATTCATTTGCCAACTTCTTTAGAAATCGAAAAACTTAAAAACTGGTTAGAAGATTTTGAGGAAGACGTAATCATCATGGCTATAGAGGAAGCGGTAAATAGGAATGCCAGGAATATGGCTTATATAAATGCGATCCTAAATAACTGGGAGAACGAGGGGCTAAAGACTAAAGATAACGTAATTGCTTTCAAGAGGGATAGAACAGATAAAAACAATTCTAAAAATAGTAAGTCTATTACTAAAAATAAAAGTAGCTCAAAGCTAGAGATGGATCATGATTACGACATAGATGCAATAGAAGAGAAATTGGTAAATAGGAACAGAGGGGGATGA
- the recT gene encoding recombination protein RecT, with amino-acid sequence MASQQQVDLKNQLAKKANGTEPKKKKTVFDLINQMTPEIEKALPDFLRKNGGAERFTRIALTQLRTNPALLKCDPKSFLAALMQSSQLGLEPGVLGQSYLIPYGKEVQFQIGYKGFIELARRSGQILSITAHAVHENDEFEFQYGLEENLSHKPNIRGDRGEVYCYYAYATLKDGGHAFVVMSKQDINRIRDTYSKAANTKYSPWNTEYDAMAKKTVIKQLMKYLPISVELLKNISQDETIKHEIKEDMTEVPSEDTEDSFVGTEWEVQEEQKEQE; translated from the coding sequence ATGGCAAGTCAACAGCAAGTAGATCTTAAAAATCAATTAGCGAAAAAGGCAAATGGAACAGAACCTAAGAAGAAAAAGACTGTATTTGATTTAATTAATCAAATGACACCGGAGATAGAAAAGGCATTACCTGATTTTTTAAGAAAAAATGGTGGGGCAGAAAGGTTTACTAGAATAGCACTTACACAATTAAGGACTAATCCAGCGTTACTAAAGTGCGATCCTAAAAGCTTTTTAGCAGCATTAATGCAATCAAGTCAATTAGGTTTAGAGCCAGGGGTTTTAGGTCAGTCTTATCTTATCCCTTATGGAAAAGAAGTACAGTTTCAGATCGGGTATAAAGGTTTTATTGAGCTAGCAAGAAGATCTGGGCAGATACTCTCAATTACAGCTCACGCAGTCCATGAAAATGATGAGTTTGAATTCCAGTATGGCTTAGAAGAGAACTTGTCTCATAAACCAAATATAAGGGGCGATCGTGGAGAAGTCTATTGCTACTATGCCTATGCAACTTTAAAAGATGGCGGACATGCTTTTGTAGTAATGAGCAAGCAAGACATAAATAGAATCAGAGATACGTATTCCAAAGCTGCTAACACCAAATACAGCCCATGGAATACAGAATACGATGCTATGGCCAAGAAAACAGTTATTAAGCAGCTAATGAAGTATTTACCGATTAGTGTAGAGCTATTAAAAAATATATCCCAGGATGAAACCATTAAGCATGAAATAAAGGAAGATATGACAGAGGTTCCATCAGAAGATACAGAAGATAGTTTTGTGGGTACTGAATGGGAAGTGCAAGAGGAACAAAAAGAGCAGGAGTAA
- a CDS encoding YqaJ viral recombinase family protein, whose product MQANIFIQTSDIGHEEWLSYRRLGCGGSDAAAIAGVNPWKSPISVYFEKIGEAPEIEENERMYWGNVLEDVVAKEFAKRTGFKVQRRNAMYQHKEHEFMLANVDRVYIKDGHVAGILECKTTNEYSKDQWEDDKIPNHYYLQVQHYLAVTGFQEAYIAALIGGNKFVYKKINRDEELIEYLIKIEADFWKMVQDKTPPAMDGSSDADNILSYLYPESEPEKEIHLDTLEDKLKDLERIKADIKELDKQKKEIEQTIKNEMEDAEIAHIGERKVTWKTVISNRIDSKKLKKEKPEIYEQYCKESKSRRFQIK is encoded by the coding sequence ATGCAGGCAAATATATTTATTCAAACCTCTGATATTGGGCATGAAGAATGGTTGAGTTATAGGCGACTTGGATGTGGCGGCAGTGATGCAGCAGCAATAGCGGGAGTAAATCCCTGGAAGAGTCCGATATCGGTTTACTTTGAAAAGATTGGAGAAGCACCAGAAATAGAAGAAAATGAGCGGATGTATTGGGGAAATGTTTTAGAAGATGTGGTAGCTAAAGAATTCGCTAAAAGAACAGGATTTAAAGTCCAAAGAAGAAATGCAATGTATCAGCATAAAGAGCATGAATTTATGTTAGCAAATGTGGACCGTGTCTACATAAAAGATGGACATGTAGCAGGAATACTAGAATGCAAGACTACCAATGAGTACTCTAAGGACCAATGGGAAGACGATAAAATACCTAATCATTATTACCTACAAGTACAACATTATTTAGCAGTAACAGGTTTTCAAGAAGCATATATTGCAGCATTAATCGGTGGTAATAAATTTGTTTATAAGAAAATTAACCGTGATGAGGAATTGATTGAGTATCTTATTAAGATTGAAGCGGATTTCTGGAAGATGGTCCAGGATAAAACACCGCCAGCTATGGATGGATCTAGTGATGCAGATAATATTTTGAGTTATCTCTATCCTGAGAGTGAGCCTGAAAAAGAAATTCATTTAGATACTTTAGAAGATAAGTTAAAGGATTTGGAACGTATTAAAGCAGATATTAAGGAATTAGACAAGCAGAAAAAAGAGATTGAACAGACTATCAAAAATGAAATGGAAGATGCAGAAATAGCTCATATTGGAGAAAGAAAAGTTACATGGAAAACAGTTATTTCTAATCGGATAGACTCTAAAAAGCTAAAGAAAGAAAAGCCTGAGATATATGAGCAGTACTGTAAAGAGTCAAAGAGCAGAAGATTTCAAATCAAATAA
- a CDS encoding phage antirepressor, with amino-acid sequence MSKDLQIFKNEEFGQVRVIEINGQGWLVGKDVAEILGYNEPHKAIQRHVDDDDRMKHPIIDNIGRKQETWITNESGLYALVLSSKLPSAKKFKRWVTKEVLPSIRKHGAYMTPEKIQEVILNPDTIISLATKLKEEQQLNKKQQQIIGELKPKADYTDKILKNKGLVTITQIAKDYGMSGKAMNELLHDLKVQYKQSGQWLLYRKHQSKGYTHSETIDIVRSDGRPDITMITKWTQKGRLFLYDLLKENGILPIIEQDIA; translated from the coding sequence ATGAGTAAGGATTTACAGATTTTTAAAAACGAAGAATTTGGACAAGTAAGAGTAATTGAAATCAATGGCCAAGGTTGGTTAGTTGGGAAAGATGTAGCGGAAATCTTAGGATACAACGAACCTCATAAAGCAATTCAAAGACATGTGGATGATGATGATAGGATGAAACATCCCATCATAGATAATATCGGAAGAAAACAAGAAACCTGGATTACTAATGAAAGTGGACTCTATGCATTAGTACTAAGTTCCAAACTACCAAGTGCTAAAAAGTTTAAAAGATGGGTCACTAAAGAAGTATTACCTAGTATTAGAAAACATGGAGCCTACATGACACCAGAAAAGATTCAGGAAGTAATTTTAAATCCAGATACCATAATCAGCCTTGCTACTAAGTTAAAGGAAGAACAGCAACTAAATAAAAAGCAACAACAAATTATAGGAGAATTAAAACCTAAAGCAGACTACACAGATAAAATCCTAAAGAATAAAGGACTAGTAACTATAACACAGATAGCAAAAGACTATGGAATGAGTGGGAAAGCAATGAATGAGCTATTACATGATTTGAAAGTACAATACAAACAAAGCGGACAATGGCTCTTATACAGAAAACATCAAAGTAAAGGCTATACCCATTCCGAAACAATTGACATAGTAAGAAGTGATGGTAGACCAGATATAACCATGATAACTAAGTGGACACAGAAAGGCAGATTATTTCTATATGATTTACTAAAAGAAAACGGTATATTACCAATTATTGAGCAAGATATCGCATAG
- a CDS encoding helix-turn-helix domain-containing protein produces MKASYALTKFRNNLGLTQVEMANRIGISLSFYSKLEMGERNPSFNFMTKFKKAFPLADVDIFFDNKIHLKCDKDNVG; encoded by the coding sequence ATGAAAGCAAGTTATGCACTAACAAAATTTAGAAATAATTTAGGATTAACACAGGTGGAAATGGCTAATAGAATCGGAATTTCATTATCATTTTATTCTAAACTAGAAATGGGTGAACGAAATCCGAGTTTTAATTTTATGACTAAATTTAAAAAAGCCTTTCCATTAGCGGATGTCGATATTTTTTTTGACAATAAAATACACTTAAAGTGTGATAAAGATAATGTGGGGTAA
- a CDS encoding helix-turn-helix domain-containing protein: MFGDRLKALRNEKNMTQSELAKLLNVSPSTIGMYEQGRRDPDTKTLAFLAEYFDVTTDYLLGRTDIRTPEPETIAAHHEGDEFTEEELEEIEKFKEFVRMRRKDKK; the protein is encoded by the coding sequence TTGTTCGGCGATAGATTAAAAGCTTTGAGGAATGAAAAAAATATGACTCAATCTGAATTAGCTAAACTATTAAATGTTTCCCCAAGTACAATAGGAATGTATGAGCAGGGAAGAAGAGATCCTGATACAAAAACATTAGCATTTCTTGCAGAATATTTTGATGTAACTACAGACTACCTACTAGGTAGAACAGATATCCGCACCCCTGAACCCGAAACCATAGCCGCCCACCATGAAGGGGACGAGTTTACTGAAGAAGAGCTAGAAGAAATTGAAAAGTTTAAAGAGTTTGTGAGGATGAGAAGAAAGGATAAAAAATAA